DNA sequence from the Deinococcota bacterium genome:
AAAACGCTGGGTCGAGACTGTCACTAGTGGCGCGGTGGGCGAGCGAGAACAGCTCAAGGAACACGCCGAGCGCCTCGCAAAGCTGCTGAGCGCCTGCGGGCAGACGCCCCTCCCCTACCAGCTCACCAGCGACTTCGTGACCGGTCTGGGCCGCGAGCACCCGGTGGAGAACGGCTTCGCTTGGCACCAGACTTTGGCAACGCCCTATCTGCCCGGCTCGTCCGTCAAGGGGATGGTGCGGGCGTGGGCGGGGCACTGGCTGGGCTCCGATGCTGCGACCTTGAAGCGCGTCTTCGGCAGTGAAAGCGACAAGGACAAGAACTTTCAGGTTGGCTCGGTCGTCTTTTTGGACGCCATTCCCCACTACCCGGTAGGGCTCAAGGTCGATGTCATGACGCCGCACTATGGACAGTACTACCAAGATGATAGTGGTCAAACGCCCCCTGCCGACTGGCATAGTCCCGTTCCCGTACCCTTTCTGGTGGTCGAGGAGGGCGCGACCTTCCTCTTTGGCATCATGCCGCGGCGCAAGAACGAAGAGGACGAGAAGGACTGTGAACGGGTCAAGGCGTGGCTCTCCGAGGCGCTCGAGTGGTTGGGCGCGGGGGCGAAGACGGCGGTGGGCTATGGGCGTTTCAAAGACCCCGCTCAGCCCGCCGGCGCCCAAGGGACGATGCCTGAGACAACGTCCCTTGAAGGGGCTTCACCTACGACCGAGCTTGTCGAAGGTCTGCGCCGGGTGCGCGGCAAAGAGGTGAAGGCTCGCGCTCAAGGTTTTGTGGACAAACTCAAGCGCCTCGACGCTGCTGAGTCGGAGAAACGGCAGGCGGCCACCGAGATGAAAGCGATTCTCGAGCGGGCTCAAATATCGAAGCTTGGTAAACTCAATGCTTACAAGGAACTCTGTGAAATTATCGATGAATAAACCGAAAATCGTGGTCTCGTCCTGCGGCACCAGCCACGCTGCTCTTTAGAGTAGACGGCCAGGTCACGCTCTCGGCGTGGGGTGAGCTGGTGTGGCAGCAGGGCAAAAAACAGACGAACGCCGCCTCTTTGGTCACTGTGAAGGCGGCGCGTTCGTTGCCGACCTCGAGCACGGAATCCACTGAAGTTTTCAAAACACCATCCGCCCAACAAATCAGCAAGCCGCCGGTTGAAGCGAAAGCCGGCGGCTTGCTGTCGCGTCCTTCGTTTTCTTTGGTAGCGATGGAGAGACTTGAACTCTCGACCTCACGATTATGAGTCGTGCGCTCTAGCCAGCTGAGCTACATCGCCACGCCTGTCGGTCGCGGCCTTGTTCGCGCCACGCCCCCGGAGTATACCCCTGACCCAAGGATGAGGGCAAGCGCTTTTGGTCTTCACCTTCTCGAGCTTGGCTCACCCGGCATGGCTTTGGCTCCAGCCCGTGGGCGTCGTGCTTTCTCGAGTGTTAAGGCTTGCTTAACGCTTAGGAGGATGTTCAAACGCGCCGAGGTGCGATATAAGTCAGTTGAGCCTTGAGAGGGGTCGCGCATGAACAACAAACCGTACCGGTCACTCACCTTGATTCTCGTCCTGCTGCTGTTGGCAGCCTGCACCGGCCCGCTGTCCGAGGCACCGATGGGCGACGAGCCGCCGCTCTTCACCGACGCGGACATCGGCAGCGCGGCGCTCGAGCTCGCCGGGCACGTGGAAGCGCTCCTGGGCAGCGAGGCGGGCGAGGTGCCCGACGGCCCCGAGAGCGAGCTGCCCGAAGCCGGGGCCGAAGACGGCGTCACGTCCCAGGCGGTGTTGCCGAACGCCGGCGGCTACCTGGCCTATGTGCGGCACGACCCCACCGGCGACCTGCCCTGGCAGCTGTGGCTGGCGAACCAGGCGAGCGGCAAGAAGACGGCCGTCTACGGAGGCGTCCGCGCGATCGAGTCGGTAGCGGTCAGCCTGGACGGCAGCAGGCTCGTCTTCACCATGCTCCTGGAGGCCGGCAACTATGAGGTCTACCGGAGCGACCTGCGGGCCGGCACGGTGAGCCGCCTCACCAGGACCGCTT
Encoded proteins:
- the cmr6 gene encoding type III-B CRISPR module RAMP protein Cmr6, with protein sequence MRPLYKEAAQNVARKGGHAGLWYDKFCDEWQGDWTGLGDEGKKRWVETVTSGAVGEREQLKEHAERLAKLLSACGQTPLPYQLTSDFVTGLGREHPVENGFAWHQTLATPYLPGSSVKGMVRAWAGHWLGSDAATLKRVFGSESDKDKNFQVGSVVFLDAIPHYPVGLKVDVMTPHYGQYYQDDSGQTPPADWHSPVPVPFLVVEEGATFLFGIMPRRKNEEDEKDCERVKAWLSEALEWLGAGAKTAVGYGRFKDPAQPAGAQGTMPETTSLEGASPTTELVEGLRRVRGKEVKARAQGFVDKLKRLDAAESEKRQAATEMKAILERAQISKLGKLNAYKELCEIIDE